One window of Catharus ustulatus isolate bCatUst1 chromosome 3, bCatUst1.pri.v2, whole genome shotgun sequence genomic DNA carries:
- the PTRHD1 gene encoding putative peptidyl-tRNA hydrolase PTRHD1: MAARCLLPYPLLPAARAVPYGNMAAAKAVLVQYVVLRGDLARPPRSWPLGAVVAQGCHAALAAVHGYREHPDTGAYLEQGGAMRTVVLEAPDENSLLALAELLKLQGLDHRLWVENPEGIPTCLALRPYPKNQVHPHLRNLKLLK; encoded by the exons ATGGCGGCGCGCTGCTTGCTACCCTACCCCTTGCTCCCGGCAGCCCGCGCGGTTCCGTACGGCAACATGGCGGCAGCTAAAGCGGTGTTGGTGCAGTACGTGGTGCTCCGCGGGGACCTGGCGCGGCCTCCCCGGTCGTGGCCGCTAGGTGCCGtggtggctcagggctgccacgCCGCGCTGGCCGCCGTTCACGGTTACCGGGAGCATCCCGACACCGGCGCGTACCTGGAGCAGGGCGGCGCCATGAGAACCGTGGTGCTGGAG gCTCCAGATGAGAattccctgctggctctggccGAGCTGCTGAAGCTGCAGGGCTTGGATCACCGCCTGTGGGTGGAGAATCCCGAGGGAATTCCCACCTGCCTGGCCCTCAGACCCTACCCCAAAAATCAGGTTCATCCCCACCTCAGGAATCTCAAACTGCTCAAGTga